The stretch of DNA aaaagtgtttaaaaaaatgtttcctatccatttatgtgtgtatctttagcgtatcttagtgtatctccgatacgatacgataccctccgatacgtatcttaattttgaccgaccgatacagtgaccaataccgatactttaatccttgcttatGTTTCAAGTTTGTGCTCTTCCATTACTCGAAGGGTAGTCCTCTAATTGATTGGTGGTTTGTCACTGTCTTGGACTGAATCATAATTGAATATCAACAGTGTGCCTTCGTTTTCATAATTGAATGTCATCAGGGTTGTCCACTTTCTTTTTGCCACTTGCTATGTCCTTAAGGCCATACTTGGGACAGACCAAACTTTTCCATACCTCTTGAGCCCTCTGCCCTGAGCTCACTGGAGCTCAGGCACTGATAGGAGTGCCCGGTGGAGGTCGCAGTTGGTGGCAGTACATATGTTGGATTTTTCAGTCTCACCCTCCCCAGCACTCTTTCATCTCAATTTTCAGGAGTGATTCTTAACCAGTAGTCACTGAGGCAGCAAAGATGCATTTACTGAAATATTTAAGTTGGCATTACTGATTTAGTTCAAGTTAGCCAACAAAACACATTATGTACAAAAATTAATCATCTGAAGGTGAATCAGCAGTGTGCAAGGCCTTCCCTTTCACACTGAATGATAAAAGATTGCAAAGCCccatcttcctttttccttttcccttgtatatcCTAGCTCAGATTTGTGATTTCTCTGTCATGAACATCGAAGCACAGCAAAAGAAGGGAATGAATCATGAAGCTAATTCTAAATACATTGGCATCAGTTCATTCATGATAATCAATCCTAAATTGATTGCTGTGGACTCTAGTAGTTACTTCTCCAGTCCGACGACCCTTTCTCATGTTCATTTCTGAGTACATTTCTTCAATCATTGGTTTCCAGAGGCGAACCCGTGCATTTATAAACCAGTTGGAGACCTGATCGCAAACACATAAAACAGAGGTCAAAGAAAGAACTCTTCAAGCCATACCCAGCAAAGAATGGCAGAAGACATGTGATTTCTTTACCTTTGTGAGAAGAAGTAATAAAAATAACACTTTGAGCTCATAGTAAATGAAAAATACCTGGTTTCTTGTCAACACACTTCTTATTGCAAGTAAATGCTTCTCCGCATCTTTCGGATACCTGAAAATCCATCAAGTTTTTGAATGAGAACACTTTAGACCCCACCATAATTGAAGACTAATTGTCATTTCAGTAAAACCTAtagttttatttctttaaaataGTGTGCTTCCAACCAGCACCTGCAAACAtatattatgaaaaatgttgTGGAAAAAGGCTCATAACTATTCTTGAAAGGGAACTTATGgatggagaaagttttcaaaCATCCATGCCCGTAAAACACACAGATTTTTCAGGCAGCCCTCTTTGTGGTCTCCCCGTTTGATGATCTCTTCTCCTCAGCTGCTGGAGAGCCCATTGCTTTTGGATGAAAGATGACTTGAAAGATGTCCCCTCTCTATTACGTCCACTGCTAAGGCCTTCCCCAATGGCAAGGATTTGATTGGCGATTCTCTCCCTTAAGTTTTTATAtaggagggagaattttttaaaaacaaaacgAGCATGTATCTGAGGATCCAGCTCAGTTGCAGCATGAAATGCAGAAATTACTGTATGGATCTCATCCAAACAGTGGCTGTATCTGTTATCAACCtgaacataaaaaaaatgcaattataTTGCATgtcaagtttaaaaaaaaaaaaaaaaaaatactaataccATAATTGCAGAACAGTATAAACTTTGGACCGAGATATGTAAATCTGGCCAGGTCACAGGTAACTCGGGAAGCCCAGGGTTTTATCCCGAAAAAGAACCTGGCTGACCTGGCAGCATAACCCGAGAGCCATATAGTATAACTCAGTCAAATCACATTAttgtaccatttttttttaagtcattaatcaaaaaaaaaattaataataataataataatcaagtaTATATTCCTAATATGCCAGAGGCCTAGTCTCTACTTTTAAGTCCCAAGATAAATGAGCACAGTGACTCACTGAATTCCCTGTCTGGATATTTGACTGGGTACACAGCTACAACAGAGAGAAGAACAACAAATAAGGAGGAGCTAGAGCTAGATACCAGTTCTAGTAGTGCCTGCAGTTGAGTTTTCTTTGTTTCAATTTCCTGTCTTTGCAGTGTGAACTTAATTTGATCCATGGATCTGACTGCTCCAGCAGAGTACTGAGATTCGTCAGAGTCCACTGAAATCTCTCTCATATCagagaaatttgaagaaaatgaaatcttcACCCCATTACCAATCTGTCCTGGTGAATAGCTAATGTTGTCTAGATTTCCAAGCGAATAGCTTGCAATTTCAGTGAGTATTCGCTGAGCCACATGGAGATATTTTGATCCCGACAAAATATGTTAGATGTCGAAAAATTTATATGAACCATAACTCAGGGAAAGCTCCTTACTCTTGCAAGTTTGCTCTGAATCCAATCCCGTTCCCATCCCTACTTCGTGCAAAGAATGCCGAGTAAAACCAGAGCAGCTTATTTCTGAGCACTGATGTGGAATGGTGGGTACAGTGGTAATAGATGGTTGGTATGTGGCAAGACTTAGAGACAGCTCATTATTAGGCATACGGTAGGTGTACGAATCATCCGCACTGTAGTTAGACTTGTTAGATGTAATCCAAGCACTGGGGCCTAAGCAACCAACAAAATGGTATGGCTCACTAAAAGCATTCATCGGAGTTTTCCCAGTAAGCTACTCAACATCTAGCGACTTCTTGATATCCCATTTACCATCCAATTGCCCAGGAAAACTGCAGTCCTTCGGTGCCATAAGCTCTGCATCACCCTGTCCTCTATTGTATCTATCGTTCATAGAGGCTGCAAATGATGAATCTGAAGTGTAGTAGCCATTTGAAGCAAAAATCCTCAAATCCTCCAATGGGAATGTTGTTGGGGTATAAATTGtgaccctatcaagattttCATGCAGAGTACTGGAAGTTTCCAAAATGTTAGGAAGCTATGTAGCAGAAAGAGATGTTTCTCCGCTGAACTGCTCCTGAAGCTCAATGTTGTTGACATGATGCAAACTTTTGACTGAGGCATTTCTAATGGCCTGTCTATTGAGCAGCAAATTTCTAGATATTGAAGCATTTGAATCGACAATCCCACCATGATTTGTCATTAGGAAatcattcatttcttctccttgcAAAGTTGGGAGCAAAGGATATCCAGCTATGATCTGGCTTCGGCTATTAAGAATTAGAGACTGGACAAGTGCATAACAAATGTGAGGGGATCCCATCAAAAACCATAGGATTTCAATCAGCAATTTCTGGCGATGGGTTGATTATGCCATTCTCCATATGAAAAAGGGAGAGCAAAGGACAGTATATATCATATACAACCTCCACTAAATCATTCTTCACAGCTTAAAGTCAATAATCTCTCACTTTGTGAGAGTAGAGTAAGAGATTAGTGACTTTAACCTTAACTATTAGTGACTTCAACCTTAACTATTAGTGACTTCAACCCCCACAGAAGTTAGTGGCTAATACCATGTGATTGTTGCATATTCAGATATATAGAAGTTACACCCAGGAAAATGTAACATTAAAGCAGCCTGCAAATTACATCTCCAACCACTGTTCATGACCATTCACAGTGGATCTCcctgaaaaagagaagagattaGTCACTTCTATGGCAAAGGGCTTCTGTGCTCCAATTGGTATTTTGTCATTCTCTGCATCGGTTATTGACTCATCTTCAGGAAATATAGGCCTGGAATACCACCCATAGGTAACTATGAGGCAATGCACATACCAAGTGAAAATACAAATGAAGGTGAATCATATTCTGATAGTAAGATATCTAGATGGGTACTGAGGACACTACAAAGCAGGAACCGAAAGATAGGGCAATTAAACTAACTAATACCCCATGTGAAGAAAGAATTTACTGAAAAACATGAAATTAACAAAATGCACAACTAGGGTCAGTACCCAGAAAAAGAGAttcaaatgaaatatacaatacATCATAATGTACCAGTTGGATTTGCCATAAGGATCACAGAGACATGCTAACAATCTTTGGGCTTGAGCATATGAAAGGATTTCAAATGACGATTTTCTGCACTAAAAAAAAGGTTATATTCTTTCACTCATTGAGCTAACAGTCAGTAATACACAATGATGAATCTTATCCCTGCATCAGTACTCATTAACAAGTAAACTCATCCCAATGACTCCATACATATTCTGAATGAAGTTACAAAGATTGTAAAGCATACaagttttcaattttcttttgaagCATCGTCACTGCACCATCACCTCTTCATGAGGGCTTCAAATATTAGTTATTTGGAGGGTCCATGAATATATTGACCCTTATCATCTAACCACCATCtatttaataatcaaaatatcatGCCATCCATTAAGGCATCTAATTTCCAATTATCGTCTAAAATCTCTCAACTTCAAATAGCCTCTATTTGGCAAGAAACAACGCTACGAAACAGGACTCTCTTTCAATGATCCAGGAAGCAAGATTGCCTCGGGACCTGATACGGGTGAGCAAGTTTTCAGGTGGAACCCAAGTAGAAATCCACCAGGGCACGTGTGTCCTACAAATGCCGTTGTCAGACAGCATATGTTCAGCTATGTCCACTGAAGTGCCAGGACCTTGGGGTGGAAATAAGATGAATACCATATGTGTGATTCACAGGTAACAACAAGATGACTAACCTCGAAATATTCTAAAGAAGTTAGATGGGGTGATCAATCAAACACAGTACAGAAGCCATTCTGCAGTTACTAGAATTGCAGAAGCAAAGGATGTATTCATTAAGATTCCTAAACATAATTCTTTGTGCAGCTACTTGCAGCCGAAAACAAGAGAGGTATGATATTTAGAGTGTGAATAGACAATAGGTATTCTATTGGAATGAGATATCTCTGATAGTCTTCTTTATGAGGTCCTAATCGATCTGTTCTTCAAACCTATGTAGCCAGCTCACAGAGCAGAACCGACATAGACATAAAGTGGAAAAGAAGATGGATGCCTTATCTAATGGGCTCTCTCATCAATTTAATTTCAAGATAAACAAAAGGTGCAAGAGGAGTAGCATTGTCACTGAAGTGATTTTAAAATGCAGACTAGAACAGCCAAGCAGATATGGCAATTTTCAATCCAGCCTGTCCAACTACCCAGACCCACACAGTTTCAAACTGGGAGCGGCTGAAAACTTAGGGGTCTTACTACCAAAAGGACTTCTCCAGTTTGCATGGCTGTATTTGTATTGATGTACTTTCTATGTAGCTATTCAAAATGCAGATTTTTAACATAGGCTGCTAACATGGTGGGATTTAACTTTATTTATGTGGGTATTGCCATGTAAACATGGGTGGGAGTTGcccaaagattttttttcttctaagtaAATAAGGAAAGGTCAACATAAAATCTAGTGCAAATTTTGAGAGAGAAACAGTCCTTTTCCCAAACAAAGTGCATAAAATATCACTACAGGGAAAAATGCAACTCCACACAATATAGATCTTAGAAAATAACACGCAGCAATGACCGCTAACAAAGCACATGCATCAATTGACACAAGGTTCTAATAATGTATTAACAGTTACAATAGACATTATGAGCTTAGCTGCAAGGAGGTTTCACAGGACGGAGAGGGTCTCATAGTGATGTTTCCTATGCATATAACAAGAATTATGTCTTAAGCAGCCACTCATGGGATCGAACACTTGGCAGTGGGTGGGTCTGTTACATGGAATGCAATCAtctccaacccccccccctaaGCGGCATTATCAATGATGAATACCATAAGACACCAAGTTAACTAGTTAAAATGATCACCAGACGATACCAAATCTTGCAAGGAAGATGGGAACAGCAGCCTTTTAAAACATGGAATCCATCAGTGCCTGAAATCGGTCTGAAAAAGCCCTCGAATCAGTCAATCTGAGGAATATTCCAATGATTCCTGTGTTTTTTTCCCAGTAATCGAGATTGGTGGCCACGCAATCAGCCAATCCAACTCCTGATTCTTGGGGAACAGTAAAggaaagataataaaaattcaattcatcattAAATAAGCAAGAACATCAAACAATATATTTATTTGAATGGAAAAttctgaaaattgaaaattcagaGTCCTAAGACTACTTCAGAAGAAGGGAGCAGGAAAATTACAGGAATTCAAAACTGAAAGGAAAAATCCATCAATCAAGAGGCAACCTTTCTTTGTCTTTtgaggggggggaggggggggggggggagagaaggaaAATGATTCAGTTATACTTAACGAATAGAAATTGAACATTGAACAATGGATGTAATGGTGTGCCAATTTttgaaagaaagcaaaaaaaaaaaaaaaggagaaagatacTCAATATATTGAGCAGTTTATTTGCAACCCAACTCATTTAGAGGAGCATTCTAAGATTTCAATGAAAGTATTCTAAAAAGCGGAGAGGAACAATAGTATGGGATCAAACTGAACTCTCAAAATCTAAAATGCAGAATATCTAATCTTTGCAGTTTGATTGTTGAAGGGAGTAACAGAGACCATATATCCAtttgaaaccataaaaaaacaccaaaatgcATGCCGTGAAGATACTTTCCAGGCCAAAATGATTCCTAATATATTAAACTCACAGTGAAGAACTTCAACATataaaaaaagacaaaatatgAACTTCAACAGATAGTTTCAGATAAAGAAAGACACTAACACAAATGGTTTACAGTAGCAACAAAGTCTAGAGGAAGGAAGGGATTACATAATAACAAACCTTCCACCCGTTTGCCGGAGAGCTACCACTGACCATGGAATGAACCAACTAATATGTAATGTCCTCCATAGAACCTGACCAAAGAATAGGAATTCATTACTTCCTAGCTTTCACACTTTATCTCATGACCAAAACTCAAAGTTCCTTGAAAAGAACATACACATTTGATTGATGTCAAAAGTAGGTTGTCTAGAGAACTCAAAAACAAGAACATACATTAAAGGAAGTGAACTAGTGTATAGAGGAATTTACGACTGTATCTCAAAGATCTATAGAGAAAGTGGTTATCTTTCAGAATTCctattcaactttttttttagctttttaaattaataatgaGCTACTGGTGATCTAAAAAGAcatcttttattagttgtataaTAATAAGCCTGATAGTATAACTGGGTATGGTGTATCAGCTAATCATGTACAAACTTGCTAGCTCAACCCACTGTCACAAAGGGATGTAGTTCTGTTATTCTTTGTTGTTATTTTGTACTTTCATGATTTCACTCTGCCCAATTAACATTTGACATTTTGGTCAGCTCCATCACTCTATGGAATCTTCCCATATTCTGGTTTGAAATTCTACTTCTATGAGGAGTTGAAAAGTCATGTCCCTGAGGAACACAATAAAGATATCATTGTCAAACTTTTTTGTGGATCAGTTGCTGGTCTATTGGGTCAAACCTTCACTTACCCTCTTGATGTTGTTAGGTGTCAAATGCAGGTAATGAAAATTAACATTCCAAAAATTCAGATTTTGAAAAGCCATGGAGCTGAAGTGATGATGAAGTAGAAAACTATATTTTCAGGTCCAACGGTTCTCTATGTCTGACAGTGCAGAGGTGAAGGGGGCAATGGAGATCCTATTTCTGATTGTCAAGAAGCAGGGATGGAAGCAGCTGTTCTCAGGGCTAAGCATCAACTATCTGAAGGTGAAGTAAGCAAAAACGCTACAGTTTGACCCTTCTGGTTCTCTTATTCCACTTGTGTTAATGTGTGTTTGGGTGTTTGTAAACCTGGAGCAGGTTGTACCACCGGTGGCTATTGGGTTTACTGTCTATGATACTATGAAGTTATTGCTGGGAGTTCCGTCACGAGAAAACACTGATATTGTGGTAGTGACTGAAGGAAGAAATACTGATCCATCAGCCCTTCGCTCCTAACAACACTTCACTTCTCAACTTAGTAGTCACTAACATCGCTTTGAGCTGTTCAGTCTCCACCATTCAACATGTATAGTCCATTCTTTGAGTCTGAATAGTTTCGTATTGCTTAACAAATAAATCTGTTGACAAGGCCAAATCCATTGTCACGTCGGGATTGATTCAACCTCATTCAGTTGCTAGGATCATGCCCTGAGCATTCTATAGATCTTGAGCTTCATataagctttttttttcccccccttcaTTCATAACCACTGTACATATTCATGGTCTTGAATCGTTTAGTAAATCACCTTTGTATATTGACCCTGGTATGATCCATTGTAACATTTTTTATATGGAGGTAACAAAATAAGGCTACTACTAAATGCGAGTACAACCTTGATCAATCTGAAAAGATATTAGACATATTGGTTGTTAAGGCTCTTTACACAAATTCAGATCTCATAGCCACCCAGTGAATTCAACACTTTGACATAAGTTTAGGTTACCTGGTGAGATGGCAGGATTGTTCGGGGTCATGGCAACAAAGGGTAAataggagaaagaaagggaaaaaaaaagcaaacaacatcaaagccttatcctaactaattggagttggctacatggatccatccaaagacaaaacaagaatagtgaaagtaaaaaaaaaaaggggggggaatACGACCACAATAGACTCAGAGAactcacctaaatggggtcagctacatggatctttgccctccaatcagctctgtTCAACGTCATATTTGGTACGAGGcttaaactatgcatgtctctCTTTGTTACTTTTCCTATGGTCATTATAGGCATGCCTCTAGCTGTTTTAGATCCTTTAATCTGAATTAAATCactccttactggtgcatcacAATGCCTCTTTTGAACATGGTCATTCCACCTCAAGCGACTTTCTCAAAGGTTATCGTGAACCgggacaactcccaaatcagtcATAATAtggaaacataaaaaaatccaGGTTTTCACCCCCGTCATGAAAGATATAACCACTAGTTACATGGAGGCACCCCCCTCTCACACAATAGCTGATAATTCAATTTAGAACTTGCTTAGATAAAAGTTTTGGCTAtgatcttcattttcatttgctGTTTTACAATGTGGTTCTTTTTATAGATTTATGTATTACAATCTTATGAAATGAGTTTTAACCAAAGAAAACAACTCACCAAGAAGAAGCTTTAACACTATTGTCCTCAAGAGGTGCAATTCAATACCTCATTTCACGTACATTTTTTGAATCCATCTTCATAACCAGTGAGACTTAAAAGAATTCTCTAACCACTCATCAGATATACAGTGTCAAACTATCAATTCTGACTCTTTTAGGTAACATCCAATTGATTTCTCACCACAATTTCTAATAAgaacatgatatatatatatacataaaaagcAAATACCAATGTGGAGTGATGAcacaaaaatgaaacaaattccAAAAATTGGAAATGAGGATATATTTCTTTGGTTGTCATGTaagattacattttttttaccttttggtTTGAACAAAATTATTGAGAAGAGGAAAGTGAACAATCAGAGGCTTCAGAAGTACAGAGCTCATGAAGCCACGGAGTGGAAAATCTTACATATCATTGAAAAGCTCTAGAAGCCTCAATCGGTGGCTGCCCATGAGATGATTGGAGATGCCAATTCAGTTCCAGGTTATCAGATTCCACTTGAAGCCTGTCATAGCATTCTGAGAATGCGAGGAAGCTTGACTGAATAGCAAGGGCTTCACCAATGATGATGGAATGGAACAACACCGGTTCAGAAATTGCTACCTATTGTATTCCGGCAATGCCTCATACAATAAATCCTAATCCGCCTTGATTCTGGCCGATGGGGTGAGCAGCATCACAGTTCAGTTTGAGCATGCCTTGGGGGTGGAGGAGTCCATCTGCCATGAACATGTTGGCTGCTGATGGGTGAGGGAACATTTAGTGACTGAGGGTGAATAATTCATCTGGAATAAATTCCTGAAGAGCAAATTGGGCTGCTTGGATCATCTCAGCAGGGGACCGCATCATCTTGAATACGAGATCGTTTGGTCTCAAAAGGTACCAGCATATAAAAGAGCCGAGTCCAAGGGCCTGTCAGCTAGTAAGTTTCCATACAGCATAATAAAGCTCCAGCTTTGAATCCCCAGACAAAGTTTGGGGTCCTCCAAAGTTAGCACAACATAAGAGAGTGAAATCTCAAACCAACAGCACTCAGCAAATGAACAGCCAAGTAAAATATGATCCACAGTTTCAGGTACCGTTCACATCTCAGGCAAGATGGATCAATTGGGAGTTGTAGAATTTGAAGAGCGTCTCTGAATTTTGGGGTCCTCCAAAGTTAGCACAACATAAGAGAGTGAAATCTCAAACCAACAGCACTCAGCAAATGAACGTAAAATATGATCCACAGTTTCAGGTACCATTCACATCTCAGGCAAGATGGATCAATTGGGAGTTGTAGAATTTGAAGAGCGTCTCTGGTTGCTACTGCAAGCTCTCCAAAGGATCAGATTTTTGCCATAGTTTTGCAGTCCAATATCCGTTTCCACATAACATCAAGAATTATATTCCAACTATTACTTAGTATAGTTaaaaccatgcaaagaaatataataataatggaaACAGATCACAGTCATCCTTGGACAGAAATTTGTTTTCTGATTATAACTTCAAACTTCTAAGCAATAGGCAATCTTTGTCAACACTCAACCTAAATTAGTTTAAATCAATACAAGAGGGAAGGTAAATCATGCATTCTTAAGCACTTTAAGATTAAACATTCAATTCAGATTTTCAATTACAAATGAAGTGAATTTCATTACAAGCACCAGTCCCCCATTCATTAGCAGCAATCTGTGTTTTCCTTCTTAACTCCAAAGCATTTCAACCCCCTTTGAACAATAAAAACTGCTAATAGGAAGAAAATTGTTACATATGGATGAACCAAAAATTTAAACAGAAGAACTACTTCACCAGTAATCCCCGCAGGAGCATTTGCCAtccttgaaatgatgaaatcGTTTGTTATCCCTAACAATGAGCTCTCTTCCAACAATCTTAGACATGATCTTGATTGCATTGTGACAGTCACCACAGATACGAAGGTTCTTGATAATCCTAAGTGGAGTCCTAGCTGGAGTACTGATAAGACCATAAGCTATAGCCAAACGCTCACTGTGATAGAGTAAAGCCTGCTCTTTGGCCTCCTGATCAATGTCATGAAGCACATACCTTGTATCAGGGACATAACCAGCTTCCTTCATCTGCCCACCCAAGCCcttcaatttctcatatgcCTCAGCCTTATAGGGACTGGTACAACGATACTCACCAACCTTATTTTTCCCATCAAGCATGTTGATTGCCGTACGTTTCTTCGGTGGTGGTGTTAGTATCTTGTTTGCAACAGCCTTGGAGGGGTCGAGAGAAACCAACAACTCCTCAG from Macadamia integrifolia cultivar HAES 741 unplaced genomic scaffold, SCU_Mint_v3 scaffold_267A, whole genome shotgun sequence encodes:
- the LOC122071566 gene encoding mitochondrial carrier protein CoAc2-like, with product MCDSQLLAAENKRAPSLYGIFPYSGLKFYFYEELKSHVPEEHNKDIIVKLFCGSVAGLLGQTFTYPLDVVRCQMQCRGEGGNGDPISDCQEAGMEAAVLRAKHQLSEGEVVPPVAIGFTVYDTMKLLLGVPSRENTDIVVVTEGRNTDPSALRS